One window of Catonella massiliensis genomic DNA carries:
- a CDS encoding flavodoxin family protein, with product MPKVLIINGSPRVKGNTSIALDEMVKVFEKEGVETEVVQIGNKDIRGCIACGYCYEKGKCVFNDVVNELAPKFEAADGLVVASPVYYASANATLIACLDRLFYSSHFDKSMKVGASVVCARRGGLSATFDELNKYFTICGMPVASSQYWNSIHGTDKGEALQDEEGLQTMRVLARNITFLLKSIALGKEKYGLPEKEEHQETNFVR from the coding sequence ATGCCTAAAGTTTTAATTATCAATGGAAGCCCACGTGTCAAGGGAAATACAAGCATTGCCCTTGATGAGATGGTAAAGGTGTTTGAAAAGGAAGGTGTAGAAACTGAAGTAGTTCAGATTGGAAACAAAGATATACGAGGTTGCATAGCCTGCGGGTATTGTTATGAAAAAGGAAAATGTGTCTTTAATGATGTTGTAAATGAACTAGCTCCGAAGTTTGAAGCGGCAGATGGCTTGGTAGTGGCATCTCCAGTGTATTACGCTTCTGCAAATGCGACACTTATAGCCTGTCTTGATAGGCTGTTTTATAGCTCACATTTTGATAAGTCAATGAAAGTAGGTGCCAGTGTAGTCTGTGCAAGAAGAGGAGGACTGTCTGCAACCTTCGATGAGCTTAATAAGTATTTCACTATTTGTGGCATGCCTGTTGCATCCAGCCAGTACTGGAATAGCATTCATGGCACGGACAAAGGAGAGGCTCTGCAGGATGAGGAAGGGTTGCAGACAATGAGAGTTCTTGCAAGAAATATAACATTTCTCTTGAAGAGTATAGCACTTGGAAAGGAAAAGTACGGTTTACCTGAAAAGGAAGAACACCAGGAAACAAATTTTGTACGGTAA
- a CDS encoding serine hydroxymethyltransferase, translating into MVKEIMNYIREIDPEVGAGIIAEYERQQNNIELIASENILSTASMVTMGTILTNKYAEGYPGKRYYGGCKEVDVLESLAIERVKKLFGAEYANVQPHSGAQANMAVTMAVCSPGDTIMGMSLDAGGHLTHGSPVNFSGLFYNIVPYGITDEGFLDYDEILSLAKEHKPKMIIAGASAYPRVIDFKKFREIADEVGAVLFVDMAHIAGLVAAGVHPSPVPYADIVTSTTHKTLRGPRGGIILSTAEAAEKYNFNKAVFPGIQGGPLEHVIAAKAVCFGEALKPEYKAYQEQVVKNARALADELIKRGFKLVSSGTDNHLMLVDLTNFEGVSGKDMQNLCDEVNITLNKNSVPNDPRSKFVTSGVRIGTPAVTTRGFKEEDMAVIADCLYKVATDFENSKEEILSKVSGLTKKYPIYEG; encoded by the coding sequence ATGGTTAAAGAGATTATGAATTACATCCGTGAGATAGATCCGGAGGTAGGAGCAGGGATAATAGCTGAGTATGAGAGGCAGCAGAACAATATCGAGCTGATAGCTTCAGAAAATATTTTGTCTACTGCATCAATGGTTACTATGGGAACTATTCTTACCAATAAATATGCCGAAGGATATCCTGGAAAGCGCTACTATGGCGGATGTAAAGAAGTAGATGTATTGGAATCACTTGCTATTGAAAGAGTGAAGAAGCTATTTGGAGCTGAATATGCCAATGTACAGCCACATTCAGGAGCTCAGGCCAATATGGCAGTTACAATGGCTGTATGCTCCCCGGGAGATACTATTATGGGTATGAGCCTTGATGCAGGCGGACACCTTACTCACGGCTCACCGGTGAACTTCTCCGGACTTTTTTACAATATTGTGCCTTATGGAATTACAGACGAAGGTTTCTTAGATTATGATGAAATCCTCTCTCTTGCAAAGGAGCACAAGCCTAAGATGATTATTGCAGGTGCATCTGCCTATCCTAGAGTAATTGATTTTAAGAAGTTTAGAGAGATAGCTGATGAGGTAGGAGCTGTGCTTTTTGTAGACATGGCTCATATAGCCGGTCTTGTTGCAGCAGGGGTTCATCCAAGCCCTGTACCTTATGCAGACATAGTTACATCCACAACTCATAAGACTTTGCGTGGTCCAAGGGGAGGTATCATACTTTCTACAGCGGAAGCGGCAGAAAAGTATAACTTCAATAAGGCAGTATTCCCGGGTATCCAGGGCGGACCGCTTGAACATGTAATTGCAGCTAAGGCTGTCTGCTTTGGTGAGGCACTTAAGCCTGAGTACAAGGCTTATCAAGAGCAGGTTGTAAAAAATGCCAGAGCTCTTGCAGACGAGTTGATTAAGAGGGGCTTTAAGCTGGTTTCTTCAGGTACTGACAACCACCTTATGCTTGTAGATTTGACTAATTTCGAAGGGGTATCAGGTAAAGATATGCAGAACCTCTGCGATGAAGTAAACATTACTCTGAATAAGAACAGTGTTCCTAATGATCCTCGCTCAAAATTTGTAACTTCAGGAGTTCGTATTGGTACACCTGCTGTAACTACTAGAGGATTTAAGGAAGAGGATATGGCTGTGATAGCAGACTGCCTCTATAAGGTTGCAACTGATTTTGAAAACAGCAAGGAAGAGATACTTTCTAAGGTTTCAGGCCTGACTAAGAAGTATCCGATTTATGAGGGATAA
- a CDS encoding AEC family transporter — MQAISTIFPVFFILFLGIYARKKGWINHEQNNGLKTIALDILFPFLIYHIVAGSVLDRDIALEIIYLIGVWIVVYFLGKIICRMLPENLRDLSPFLLLTCEGGAVALPLYLSIVGSSYILNLIPFDLAGILINFIFVPTVLQIRRKDELKLLPLVKKVISAPFVIAALLAVITNLTGLQRLLSQSSTFGSIYENTMNAIIAPVSGLILFSLGYSIRLKKGYLSSLFKLAVIRLIFCSGIIASFFLVFPEKMDSPVFSLGVILYFYCPTGFPVPLQIREILDSEEKEEFVSAFISLFLLIALVVYVALSFYYKQLPS; from the coding sequence ATGCAAGCAATATCTACTATTTTTCCTGTATTTTTCATTCTCTTCTTAGGCATATACGCAAGAAAGAAGGGATGGATAAATCACGAACAAAATAACGGACTAAAGACTATCGCATTAGATATATTATTTCCTTTTCTTATCTACCATATAGTTGCAGGCTCTGTCCTTGACAGAGATATTGCTCTCGAAATAATATATTTAATAGGAGTCTGGATTGTCGTTTACTTTTTAGGAAAGATAATATGTAGGATGTTGCCGGAGAACTTAAGGGATTTATCTCCATTTTTACTTTTAACCTGCGAGGGAGGGGCTGTTGCTCTTCCCTTGTATTTGAGTATTGTGGGTTCATCCTATATTTTGAATCTGATTCCCTTTGACCTTGCGGGCATCCTAATTAACTTTATTTTCGTTCCTACGGTCTTACAGATAAGGCGCAAAGATGAGCTAAAGTTATTGCCACTGGTGAAAAAGGTAATTTCAGCACCCTTTGTAATAGCGGCCCTGCTTGCAGTTATTACCAATTTGACGGGCTTACAGAGACTGCTGTCACAAAGCAGTACCTTTGGCTCAATCTATGAAAATACAATGAATGCGATAATAGCGCCTGTTTCAGGACTAATTCTTTTTAGCCTGGGTTATAGTATAAGGCTAAAGAAAGGTTATTTATCAAGTCTTTTTAAGTTGGCAGTTATCAGACTCATATTTTGTAGTGGGATAATAGCCTCGTTTTTCCTGGTATTTCCTGAGAAAATGGATAGTCCTGTCTTTTCTTTGGGAGTAATCTTGTATTTTTATTGTCCTACAGGCTTCCCTGTACCTTTGCAGATAAGGGAAATCTTGGATTCGGAGGAAAAGGAGGAGTTTGTTTCGGCATTTATTTCTCTATTTTTATTAATAGCATTGGTGGTCTATGTTGCTCTTAGTTTTTATTATAAGCAACTGCCTTCGTAA
- a CDS encoding alpha-hydroxy-acid oxidizing protein, translated as MEETKNIWPGKPGVIPVTSGKADDANVYNRAFLDNIHVEMRVIDSTEVDTTTEIFGKKYASPIMTPAFSHLNKVLENGRTPMEEYSLAAKEMNCLNWVGMEDDEAYRSITSHNPDTVRIIKPFADKEKIISEIRFAIECGSTAVGVDIDHVPGTDGKYDVVDGFPMGMVSFEDLKEYVSISSLPFVAKGVLSVQDALKARDAGCAGIVVSHHHGRLPFAIAPLQILPKIKEELKNSDMKIFVDCGMDTGYDAYKALALGADAVSVGRGILPPLLKDGKDGVVKKMIRMNEELREMMMYTCVKDMKSFDKTVLYINR; from the coding sequence ATGGAAGAGACAAAAAATATCTGGCCGGGTAAGCCGGGTGTAATACCTGTAACCAGTGGAAAGGCAGATGACGCCAATGTATATAATCGTGCTTTTCTTGATAATATCCACGTTGAAATGCGTGTGATAGACAGCACGGAAGTTGATACTACGACAGAGATATTTGGGAAAAAATATGCTTCCCCTATAATGACGCCTGCATTTTCACATCTAAATAAAGTCTTGGAAAATGGGCGTACTCCTATGGAGGAATACAGTCTGGCTGCAAAAGAGATGAACTGCCTGAACTGGGTAGGCATGGAGGATGATGAGGCTTACCGTTCGATAACAAGTCACAATCCTGATACTGTACGCATTATCAAGCCATTTGCAGATAAGGAAAAAATCATATCAGAGATTAGATTTGCCATCGAATGTGGAAGTACTGCAGTTGGCGTGGATATTGACCATGTACCCGGAACAGACGGAAAATACGATGTAGTTGACGGCTTCCCTATGGGAATGGTTAGCTTCGAGGACTTAAAGGAATATGTAAGTATTTCTAGCCTTCCATTTGTGGCAAAGGGTGTGCTTTCCGTACAGGATGCGCTTAAAGCAAGAGACGCAGGCTGTGCAGGAATAGTTGTATCTCATCACCATGGCCGTCTTCCTTTTGCAATAGCTCCTCTCCAGATTCTCCCTAAGATAAAAGAGGAACTTAAAAACTCAGATATGAAAATCTTTGTAGACTGCGGTATGGATACAGGCTATGATGCTTATAAGGCTCTGGCTCTTGGAGCAGACGCGGTTTCAGTCGGACGAGGCATCCTCCCTCCTCTATTAAAGGATGGTAAAGACGGTGTAGTTAAGAAGATGATAAGAATGAATGAAGAACTTAGGGAAATGATGATGTATACCTGTGTTAAGGATATGAAAAGCTTTGATAAGACGGTGCTGTATATCAATAGATAA
- a CDS encoding toll/interleukin-1 receptor domain-containing protein — MEKEHIDSTSSERMEEAEAFYNEKEYKYTAFISYRHVEPDQSIARQVHQMIETFKAPKEFYQNGKRPTFRVFRDREELAARDLSTSIKEALETSRYLIVICSKRTPLSEWCKKEVEIFKSIHGEERIIPVLVEGEPFEAFPEALRGKESSNEEAEYEILAADLRPERVLKSDFKGYAYLQDNDRQSLKELTKESLNILKTEKYRIMAAILGCTFGDLKQRDKERRSKRILNISIVSGAAFLLFGIFMANAYQKAEQARIEAVQSNANILMKTSKEFLKEGDYLKGVLVAKEAMGMISEDMKYYSSLKADEEYILNSSLYHSGASTLTTISTKNNLTFMAVSNDEKYVAYGLENNDTAVAKVENGEVIKVFTGHSQQVKMVDFSKDNKYLASASFDNTCIVYDFASGKEAAKLEIEGVPMLARFSEDGTRLFYAVNSNNAIVFYTYDTANWQKLGEFVVNEPIISIDISKDGNEMLVALNSNSEEQLTRRNVVDGKILEVIPRQKGKGLGGAEVEKPYMVAKYSLDGDNLLLLTNSEVLKLSRQTGKEVFNKKLTMNNIIESNLLIESSNGDKIVLKSSPKVFILDGKSGDVTDEIYFPNLNMRYFTYNDATNTVVGFGENGNYSIWRDKTVVESGLSYGGGVPTEFIFLKDGSKILANSHESQTIKIIELKSKVEADTINARIMASSNDSSHLLLFDGKDLAVSDDDARTMKKIVVDEPSTYSLSENTNLCQISNDGRYYALIFKQDISDAAPKALKLYDLVKNEKRMIQINNAASVITFSDDSKNIFVVDSAEGLNVYDVGDLKLVKNYSEIKDNVLNIKLSKDSKIVAVNMLSGTAYLYNLETGKRIDEINGEIINVEKAQDEIIVRGIKKNSIFKWSSTSGLSSWDMDDECLKTPQSFYDVNLYNENTDKLMIIRNNDVDRKCYLIDFSTGKLKLSLDIALRRYNVSGNISPDGKLITIDRDYFEKSGEKISDWSYDMVTSIYRVLSEEEASKEVDEILSGRTLSKEEKVEIGITTK, encoded by the coding sequence ATGGAAAAAGAGCATATAGACAGCACTTCATCTGAAAGGATGGAGGAAGCAGAAGCTTTTTATAACGAGAAAGAGTACAAGTACACAGCCTTTATAAGCTATAGACATGTGGAGCCTGACCAAAGCATAGCAAGGCAGGTTCATCAGATGATAGAGACCTTCAAAGCCCCTAAGGAGTTCTATCAGAATGGCAAAAGACCGACATTTAGAGTGTTTAGAGACAGAGAAGAATTAGCCGCAAGAGACCTTAGCACCTCTATAAAAGAGGCACTTGAAACCAGCAGATATCTGATTGTGATTTGCTCAAAGCGTACCCCTTTATCTGAGTGGTGTAAGAAAGAGGTCGAGATATTTAAGAGTATACACGGGGAAGAGAGAATTATCCCTGTATTGGTAGAGGGTGAGCCTTTTGAGGCTTTTCCTGAGGCTCTAAGAGGAAAAGAAAGTAGTAATGAGGAAGCGGAGTATGAGATACTGGCAGCGGATTTAAGACCTGAGAGGGTATTAAAATCTGATTTTAAGGGATATGCCTATCTTCAGGATAATGACAGACAGAGCCTTAAGGAGCTTACAAAAGAATCCCTCAATATATTAAAAACTGAAAAGTACAGAATAATGGCAGCCATCCTTGGCTGTACCTTTGGCGACCTTAAACAGAGGGATAAAGAGAGAAGAAGTAAGAGAATATTAAATATATCTATAGTATCAGGAGCAGCATTTCTGCTCTTTGGCATATTTATGGCAAATGCTTATCAAAAGGCTGAGCAGGCAAGAATAGAGGCTGTACAGTCAAATGCCAATATACTTATGAAGACCTCTAAGGAATTCCTCAAAGAGGGAGACTACCTAAAAGGAGTTCTGGTTGCAAAAGAGGCTATGGGAATGATTAGTGAGGACATGAAGTATTATTCTTCCCTAAAAGCCGATGAAGAGTATATATTAAACAGCAGCTTATACCACAGCGGTGCATCCACGCTTACGACCATTTCAACTAAAAACAATCTTACCTTTATGGCTGTAAGCAATGATGAGAAATATGTGGCTTATGGACTTGAGAACAATGATACGGCAGTAGCAAAGGTGGAAAATGGCGAGGTTATTAAGGTATTTACAGGGCATAGCCAGCAGGTAAAAATGGTTGATTTTTCAAAGGATAATAAATATCTGGCATCAGCATCATTTGACAATACCTGTATTGTATATGACTTTGCGAGTGGAAAAGAGGCTGCAAAGCTTGAGATAGAGGGAGTTCCGATGCTTGCAAGGTTCTCTGAGGATGGAACAAGGCTATTTTATGCCGTAAATTCTAATAATGCCATAGTTTTCTATACTTATGATACAGCTAACTGGCAAAAACTGGGCGAATTTGTGGTAAATGAACCGATAATATCAATTGATATAAGCAAAGATGGAAATGAAATGCTTGTAGCCTTAAACTCTAACTCTGAAGAGCAGCTTACAAGAAGAAATGTGGTTGATGGCAAGATTCTTGAGGTGATACCGAGACAAAAAGGGAAGGGCCTTGGAGGAGCAGAAGTTGAAAAGCCTTATATGGTTGCAAAATACTCACTAGACGGGGATAATCTTCTTTTGCTTACAAACTCAGAAGTCCTGAAGCTTTCAAGACAAACAGGTAAAGAGGTATTTAATAAAAAGCTTACAATGAATAATATAATCGAATCAAACCTGCTTATAGAAAGTAGCAACGGCGATAAGATTGTACTTAAGTCAAGTCCTAAGGTATTTATACTAGATGGAAAAAGTGGTGACGTAACTGATGAAATATATTTTCCAAACTTAAATATGAGGTATTTTACCTATAATGATGCAACTAATACTGTGGTGGGATTTGGAGAAAATGGGAATTATTCAATCTGGAGAGATAAGACTGTAGTAGAATCCGGACTTAGTTATGGTGGAGGTGTGCCAACTGAATTCATTTTCTTAAAAGACGGAAGTAAGATACTTGCGAACTCTCACGAAAGCCAGACGATTAAGATAATAGAGTTAAAATCAAAGGTAGAGGCTGATACTATCAATGCAAGGATAATGGCTAGCTCAAACGACAGCTCACATCTTTTGCTTTTTGATGGTAAAGACTTGGCAGTTTCAGATGATGACGCAAGGACGATGAAGAAAATTGTTGTAGATGAACCATCTACGTATTCTCTCTCAGAAAATACAAATCTCTGCCAGATATCTAATGATGGCAGATATTATGCCCTGATATTTAAGCAGGATATATCTGATGCTGCACCTAAGGCACTTAAGCTTTACGACCTTGTTAAGAATGAGAAAAGGATGATACAGATAAATAATGCGGCTTCAGTAATCACCTTTTCTGATGACTCAAAGAATATCTTTGTAGTGGACAGTGCAGAGGGGTTAAACGTCTATGATGTAGGCGATTTGAAGCTGGTAAAGAACTATAGTGAGATAAAAGATAATGTATTAAATATCAAGCTGTCTAAGGATTCTAAGATAGTGGCGGTGAATATGCTATCCGGAACTGCATATTTGTATAATCTTGAGACAGGAAAGAGGATAGATGAGATTAACGGCGAGATTATAAATGTCGAAAAAGCACAAGATGAAATAATAGTAAGAGGAATCAAGAAAAACAGCATATTTAAGTGGAGCAGTACTTCAGGGCTTTCTTCCTGGGATATGGATGATGAATGCCTAAAGACACCTCAGAGCTTTTATGATGTAAACCTATATAATGAAAACACTGATAAACTAATGATAATCAGAAACAATGATGTAGATAGAAAATGTTATCTAATCGATTTTTCAACAGGAAAGCTAAAGCTGTCTCTTGATATTGCATTAAGGAGGTATAATGTGAGCGGTAACATTTCTCCTGATGGTAAGTTAATAACTATAGACAGAGATTATTTTGAGAAAAGTGGTGAAAAAATAAGTGACTGGTCTTACGATATGGTAACTTCCATATACAGGGTTTTAAGTGAAGAAGAGGCATCAAAGGAGGTTGATGAGATTCTTTCAGGCAGAACATTGTCAAAAGAAGAAAAGGTTGAGATTGGTATAACTACGAAGTGA
- a CDS encoding TetR/AcrR family transcriptional regulator: MTDTKRLTAAERKKEIMNSAAKVISERGLEKATMEEIIAGTTLSKGGVYHYYGSVNEIFKDIMRFGIEYRNNVIKEHLSECKKGEEMQFMARQLVDKIIDDNPYMPLYVEFLIAGKRNPELKTMMLDLQTETMESFKGVFENDSEWLFNPNIAQFITDYMNALILASNVLDARENFKKNRRYLEDMMVYLFEQGKENGNGSL, encoded by the coding sequence ATGACTGACACAAAAAGGCTTACTGCGGCTGAAAGAAAGAAAGAAATAATGAATTCGGCGGCAAAGGTAATCTCCGAAAGGGGATTGGAAAAGGCAACTATGGAGGAGATTATCGCTGGAACTACTTTATCTAAAGGGGGTGTATATCATTATTATGGAAGCGTGAATGAGATATTTAAGGATATTATGAGGTTTGGAATTGAGTACAGAAACAATGTCATAAAAGAGCATTTAAGCGAATGTAAAAAGGGAGAGGAGATGCAGTTTATGGCAAGACAGCTTGTAGACAAGATAATTGATGACAACCCCTATATGCCTCTTTATGTAGAGTTCCTAATCGCCGGGAAAAGAAATCCGGAATTAAAGACTATGATGCTTGATTTACAGACTGAGACTATGGAGAGCTTTAAGGGAGTCTTTGAAAATGATTCAGAATGGCTATTTAATCCTAATATAGCTCAGTTTATTACTGATTACATGAACGCATTAATACTGGCTTCTAATGTATTAGACGCTAGAGAGAACTTTAAGAAGAACAGGAGGTATTTGGAGGACATGATGGTTTATTTGTTTGAACAGGGAAAGGAGAATGGTAATGGGAGTTTATAA
- a CDS encoding ABC transporter ATP-binding protein, protein MGVYKKLFRYVPEVKLLGYLAILISAVSAFLMVYGYYYIYLFLNEVIVNDNYENAGVYSVKIVVFLCVSAALYLTSGLVSHKLAFRLETNLRKRGIDGLTDSSFRFFDLNSSGYIRKTIDDNAAKTHMAVAHMLPDNSQAFLVPIFTLVLSFLISIRVGILIVVLSVVCGLIMCMMMGNKDFMKKYQEALDRLSSETVEYIRGMQVVKIFGTRLKSFKALYDAITDYSRYALDYSISCKRPYVLYQLIFLGLIAIISIPLSVFLAEVKNPKFMAVELIMIFFISGVIMVSFMKIMWASMNIFNANFAIDHLEELYKKMQEDKLSYGDRTDFDNYDIEFENVSFSYGENKVLEDLSFTLKEKKTYALVGHSGSGKSTIAKLLSGFYKVDKGAIKIGGHRLEEYSKEAIIRSISFVFQDSKLFKKSIYDNVALADEKAGREEVLKALSLAGCDEIIAKFKDGENTIIGSKGVYLSGGEKQRIAIARAILKNSPIVIMDEASAAIDADNEYELQKAFKNLMKDKTVIMIAHRMTSIRNVDEIIVLENGRIVERGDNDSLLSAQGQYSRLLNLYETANDWRVSNEKLL, encoded by the coding sequence ATGGGAGTTTATAAAAAATTATTCAGGTATGTTCCGGAGGTTAAACTGCTTGGCTATTTGGCAATATTAATCTCGGCGGTATCTGCCTTTTTAATGGTATATGGATATTACTACATATACTTGTTTTTGAATGAAGTTATCGTAAATGATAACTATGAGAATGCCGGAGTGTATTCGGTTAAAATAGTAGTTTTTCTATGCGTAAGTGCTGCCCTATATCTTACATCCGGGCTTGTATCACATAAGCTGGCATTCCGCCTTGAGACAAACCTTAGAAAACGAGGAATTGACGGGCTTACAGACTCAAGTTTTAGATTTTTTGACCTGAATTCTTCAGGATATATCAGAAAAACAATAGATGATAATGCAGCCAAGACACATATGGCAGTGGCACATATGCTGCCTGACAATTCACAAGCTTTCTTAGTTCCGATTTTTACACTGGTCTTGTCATTTTTAATAAGCATTAGAGTGGGGATTCTCATTGTAGTATTATCGGTTGTTTGTGGACTAATTATGTGCATGATGATGGGAAACAAAGATTTTATGAAAAAGTATCAGGAAGCCCTTGACAGACTCAGTTCAGAAACTGTTGAGTATATCAGAGGTATGCAGGTTGTTAAAATATTTGGTACCAGGTTAAAGTCCTTTAAGGCTTTATACGATGCTATTACGGATTATTCAAGGTATGCCCTTGATTATTCTATTTCTTGTAAAAGGCCGTATGTTTTATACCAGCTGATATTCCTAGGATTGATTGCAATTATAAGCATACCGCTTAGCGTCTTCCTTGCAGAGGTAAAAAATCCGAAGTTTATGGCGGTTGAGCTTATTATGATATTTTTTATAAGTGGCGTAATCATGGTTTCATTTATGAAGATAATGTGGGCAAGCATGAATATTTTTAATGCGAACTTTGCCATTGACCACTTAGAAGAATTGTATAAAAAAATGCAGGAAGACAAGCTCTCATACGGAGATAGAACTGACTTTGACAACTATGATATTGAATTTGAAAATGTGAGTTTTTCGTATGGTGAAAATAAAGTTTTGGAGGATTTGTCATTTACACTTAAGGAGAAGAAAACATACGCTCTGGTAGGGCATTCAGGTTCAGGAAAGTCTACAATAGCAAAGCTTTTATCAGGATTTTACAAGGTGGATAAGGGAGCTATTAAGATAGGCGGCCACAGACTTGAAGAATACTCAAAAGAAGCTATTATACGAAGCATTTCATTCGTATTTCAAGACAGTAAGCTGTTTAAGAAGTCAATATATGACAATGTTGCACTTGCTGATGAAAAGGCCGGAAGAGAAGAGGTATTAAAGGCTCTAAGCCTTGCGGGCTGTGATGAAATCATTGCTAAGTTTAAGGATGGCGAGAATACTATTATCGGCTCAAAGGGAGTATACCTTTCAGGGGGAGAAAAGCAAAGGATAGCTATAGCCAGAGCAATTCTTAAAAATTCTCCTATTGTCATAATGGATGAAGCCAGCGCCGCTATAGATGCGGATAATGAGTACGAATTACAAAAAGCCTTCAAGAACCTGATGAAGGATAAGACTGTAATAATGATAGCACATAGGATGACAAGCATTAGGAATGTAGATGAAATCATCGTTTTGGAGAATGGCAGGATTGTGGAAAGAGGAGATAATGATTCGTTACTATCTGCACAGGGACAATACAGTAGGCTTTTAAACTTATATGAAACTGCAAATGATTGGAGGGTGTCAAATGAAAAACTATTATAA
- a CDS encoding ABC transporter ATP-binding protein, translating into MKNYYKKRYALSEQGAANLSKSTLYCFLTYCINIAPMFILMALFNQLVIGKAYSTIQYIVMGIFTLVFMYILLSKEYVSLYNATYKESANLRSGIAENLAELPLSYFSKHDLSDLSQTIMSDVERIEHAMSHSIPKVVGMWLFFPIMGIMMLIGNWKLGLAAIIPTFICFLINPLAKQKEVSEYSKYFGVLRENSELFQETIELQQEISSFNQSDKVKKSLYKKMEESERAHFKVELLSMIAVGLSSSLSYISVAVVIAVGVQLLIQGEISLLYLIGYIIGAIKVKELFDISVEGLTEMSYIEPAVRRIKGIKSAVLQEGEDTELTRYDIEFNHVSFAYDKVSKVLKDVSFTAKQGEVTALVGLSGSGKTSVLRVVSRLYDYDGGSILIDGKDIKNISTDSLFKKISIVFQDVTLFNTSILENIRLGRESATDEEVKEAAALANCMDFIEKLPEGFNTRVGENGAELSGGERQRLSIARAFLKDAPILILDEISASLDVDNEKKIQDSLNKLIKNKTVIIISHRLKSIENVDKIVVIDDGRVETAGTHKQLLEQSKVYKNLIEKTNLAEEFSY; encoded by the coding sequence ATGAAAAACTATTATAAGAAAAGATATGCCCTATCTGAACAGGGGGCAGCCAATCTTTCAAAGTCGACTTTATACTGCTTTTTGACATATTGTATAAATATCGCTCCAATGTTTATTTTAATGGCATTGTTTAATCAACTTGTCATCGGAAAGGCATATAGTACCATACAATACATTGTTATGGGCATTTTCACATTAGTTTTTATGTACATCTTACTCTCTAAGGAGTATGTAAGCCTATACAATGCGACTTATAAGGAATCTGCTAATCTAAGGAGTGGGATAGCGGAAAATTTGGCTGAACTACCACTGTCTTATTTTTCAAAACATGATTTGTCAGACCTTTCACAGACGATAATGTCTGATGTGGAGAGGATTGAACACGCTATGAGCCACTCCATACCCAAGGTAGTTGGAATGTGGTTATTCTTCCCTATTATGGGAATTATGATGCTTATAGGAAACTGGAAACTCGGACTTGCTGCCATTATACCAACATTTATCTGCTTCTTAATCAACCCATTGGCTAAGCAAAAGGAGGTATCTGAGTACAGCAAATATTTTGGAGTACTTAGGGAGAACTCTGAGCTTTTTCAGGAGACCATAGAGCTCCAGCAGGAAATAAGCAGCTTCAACCAGTCGGACAAGGTAAAAAAGTCCTTATATAAGAAAATGGAAGAGAGCGAGAGGGCACATTTTAAGGTTGAGCTTCTGTCTATGATTGCAGTAGGACTATCATCGTCCCTATCGTATATCAGTGTGGCTGTAGTAATAGCAGTAGGTGTACAGCTTCTAATACAGGGAGAGATTAGCCTTTTATACCTTATAGGTTACATTATAGGAGCAATCAAAGTAAAAGAGCTCTTTGATATCTCTGTCGAGGGTTTGACGGAAATGTCCTATATCGAGCCTGCGGTAAGGCGGATTAAGGGGATTAAGAGTGCGGTACTTCAGGAGGGTGAGGATACGGAGCTTACGAGATATGACATAGAGTTTAACCATGTATCATTTGCCTATGACAAAGTGAGTAAGGTGCTAAAAGATGTGAGCTTTACTGCAAAGCAGGGTGAAGTTACTGCCCTTGTAGGCTTGTCGGGCTCAGGTAAAACCTCTGTCTTAAGAGTAGTATCAAGGCTTTATGACTATGATGGAGGCAGCATACTGATAGACGGAAAAGACATTAAAAATATATCAACGGATTCTTTGTTTAAGAAGATATCCATAGTATTCCAGGATGTGACTCTCTTTAATACCAGCATACTTGAAAATATAAGGCTTGGCAGGGAAAGTGCAACTGATGAAGAGGTAAAAGAGGCTGCAGCCCTCGCTAATTGTATGGACTTTATTGAAAAGCTTCCGGAGGGCTTTAATACCAGAGTAGGTGAGAATGGAGCTGAGCTTTCAGGTGGAGAAAGACAGAGACTGTCGATAGCAAGGGCGTTTCTTAAGGATGCACCTATTCTTATCCTTGATGAAATATCTGCAAGCCTTGATGTAGACAACGAGAAAAAGATTCAGGATAGCCTAAATAAGCTGATAAAGAATAAGACAGTCATTATCATTTCTCATAGGTTAAAGTCCATAGAAAATGTGGATAAAATAGTTGTTATTGACGATGGCAGGGTTGAAACAGCAGGAACTCATAAACAACTTTTAGAACAATCAAAGGTATATAAAAATCTTATTGAAAAAACTAACTTGGCAGAAGAATTTAGTTATTAA